In a genomic window of Nostoc sp. UHCC 0870:
- a CDS encoding pentapeptide repeat-containing protein, with protein sequence MFWRQGLVLLLGIIVFCLPLPAWAVDWTHPLSFSNAELSRHDFSGDSLQAAEFSNANLEMTNFVGADLRGAVLSASVMTNANLHGADLTNAMVDQVNLTGADLSDAVFKEAILLRAIFNNVNLEGADFTDAILDKAQIKELCTKASGVNSQTGVETRDSLGC encoded by the coding sequence ATGTTTTGGCGGCAAGGCTTGGTGTTATTATTGGGGATCATCGTCTTTTGCTTGCCCTTACCAGCATGGGCAGTAGATTGGACGCATCCTTTATCATTTAGCAATGCAGAATTATCGAGACATGACTTTTCTGGTGATAGTTTGCAAGCGGCGGAGTTTTCTAACGCCAATTTAGAAATGACTAACTTTGTCGGTGCGGATTTGCGGGGAGCAGTATTAAGTGCTTCCGTGATGACAAACGCAAATCTCCACGGAGCAGATTTAACTAATGCAATGGTGGATCAGGTAAACTTAACAGGGGCTGATTTAAGCGATGCCGTTTTTAAAGAAGCTATTTTACTCCGTGCCATCTTTAATAATGTGAACCTAGAAGGCGCAGACTTTACTGATGCAATTTTAGACAAGGCACAAATCAAAGAACTTTGTACAAAAGCTAGCGGAGTAAATTCTCAAACAGGCGTAGAAACTCGTGATTCTTTGGGATGTTAA
- a CDS encoding 5-(carboxyamino)imidazole ribonucleotide synthase, translating into MKRIGVIGGGQLAWMMGDAANKLEVELIVQTPSIQDPAVAIAHDTVLAAIDDADATKVLAAKSDVITFENEFVDLEALSLLAKQGVCFRPRLEALAPLLDKYHQRCYLRDLGLPVPQFFAVEQQEDLAAKIADLGFPLVLKSRRHGYDGQGTFIIRDLATLQEKLELNQKNPTLFLIEEFVPFERELAVIAARAVDGEVVIYPVVETQQEQQVCRRVIAPADITPEQVATAEAIAYKLLNSLQFVGVFGIELFLTTDGKILVNEIAPRTHNSGHFSLDACATSQFEQHLRAVCGKPLGNPALQCTTAVMVNLLGYETSVSDYQSKRQQLAAIPQAHVHWYGKTESRPGRKLGHVTVLLENHNPAMTSEIVHTIESIWYFS; encoded by the coding sequence ATGAAGCGTATAGGTGTAATTGGTGGTGGACAGCTAGCCTGGATGATGGGGGATGCAGCCAATAAGCTAGAGGTAGAGTTGATAGTGCAGACTCCTAGCATTCAAGATCCGGCTGTGGCGATCGCTCATGATACTGTATTGGCAGCAATTGATGATGCTGATGCAACAAAAGTTTTAGCAGCCAAAAGCGATGTTATCACCTTTGAAAATGAATTTGTCGATTTAGAGGCTTTATCTCTGCTAGCAAAGCAAGGTGTCTGCTTCCGTCCCAGGTTAGAAGCTTTAGCACCACTATTAGATAAATATCATCAGCGTTGTTATTTAAGAGATTTAGGGCTACCTGTTCCGCAATTTTTCGCTGTCGAACAGCAGGAAGATTTAGCAGCCAAAATTGCAGACTTAGGTTTTCCCCTAGTGCTGAAATCTCGCCGTCACGGTTACGACGGACAGGGAACTTTTATCATTCGTGATTTAGCTACCTTGCAAGAAAAACTAGAGTTAAATCAAAAAAATCCAACTCTATTTTTAATAGAAGAATTTGTCCCCTTTGAACGGGAACTAGCGGTAATTGCTGCCCGTGCAGTAGATGGTGAAGTTGTCATCTATCCAGTGGTAGAAACACAGCAAGAACAACAGGTATGTCGCCGAGTTATAGCCCCTGCTGATATTACACCCGAACAAGTCGCCACAGCAGAAGCGATCGCCTATAAATTATTAAACAGCCTCCAATTTGTCGGAGTGTTTGGTATTGAACTATTCTTAACTACTGACGGAAAAATATTAGTCAACGAAATAGCCCCCCGTACCCACAATTCTGGGCATTTTTCCCTAGACGCTTGTGCAACTTCCCAATTTGAGCAGCACCTGAGAGCAGTTTGTGGTAAGCCTTTGGGAAATCCGGCTTTACAGTGTACAACTGCTGTCATGGTCAACTTATTAGGTTATGAAACCTCTGTCAGCGACTACCAAAGCAAACGCCAGCAATTAGCAGCAATTCCCCAAGCACACGTCCACTGGTACGGTAAAACAGAATCTCGTCCAGGACGCAAACTAGGACACGTCACCGTTTTGTTAGAAAATCATAACCCAGCGATGACCTCTGAAATCGTCCACACTATAGAATCTATCTGGTACTTTAGTTGA
- a CDS encoding M16 family metallopeptidase: protein MLQPQLTNPVFPASVFRLDNGLTLIHQEIPTTPVVVADVWVRAGSIHEPEPWFGMAHFLEHMIFKGTATLQPGMFDHNIENTGGVSNAATSYDYANYSLTTAATYIEDTLPHLGELLLNAAIPEDEFVRERDVVLEEIRASYDDPDSVGFQSLLQSVYQEHPYGRAILGNAQELMQHSPEAMRCFHRTHYQPENMTVVMAGGINQQLAWDLVHKSFGNFGERGECPPIKPLTKPVISGVRRQELSLPHLEQARLLMGWLVPGVEELRAAYGLDLLSVLLAEGRTSRLVRDLREEQQLVQGICSNFSLQREASLFTITAWLEPEHLEIVENLILSHLDDIFSQGINENQLARTRRLLCNEYAFSTETPNQLSGMYGYYNTIAQAELSVTYPQQIQSFAPQELQKLAKQYLSPQNYAVTIIKPC, encoded by the coding sequence TTGTTACAACCGCAACTAACAAATCCTGTCTTTCCAGCGTCGGTTTTCCGGCTAGATAATGGTTTAACGTTGATTCATCAAGAAATTCCCACTACTCCCGTAGTTGTGGCTGATGTTTGGGTAAGGGCTGGAAGTATACATGAGCCAGAACCGTGGTTTGGTATGGCGCATTTTTTAGAACACATGATTTTTAAAGGTACAGCCACCCTACAGCCGGGAATGTTCGACCATAATATCGAGAATACAGGTGGTGTCAGTAATGCGGCCACAAGCTACGATTATGCTAATTATTCCCTAACTACGGCTGCTACTTATATAGAAGACACTCTGCCTCATTTAGGAGAACTACTACTCAACGCTGCAATTCCAGAGGATGAGTTTGTCCGTGAACGGGATGTAGTATTAGAAGAAATCCGTGCTTCTTATGATGACCCAGACAGTGTAGGCTTCCAATCTCTACTGCAAAGCGTCTACCAAGAGCATCCTTACGGACGCGCAATTTTGGGTAATGCGCAAGAACTAATGCAGCATTCACCAGAAGCAATGCGCTGTTTTCACCGCACTCACTACCAACCAGAAAATATGACAGTAGTAATGGCGGGAGGTATTAACCAACAGCTAGCATGGGATTTGGTTCACAAATCATTTGGTAATTTTGGTGAACGTGGAGAATGTCCACCAATTAAACCATTAACTAAGCCAGTTATTAGTGGAGTTCGCCGCCAAGAATTGTCTTTACCACACCTAGAACAAGCACGGCTGTTAATGGGGTGGCTAGTACCAGGCGTAGAAGAACTGCGTGCGGCTTATGGTTTAGATTTATTATCAGTATTGTTGGCAGAAGGACGGACTTCCCGCTTAGTACGTGATTTACGAGAAGAACAGCAACTAGTGCAGGGAATTTGCAGTAATTTTTCTCTGCAACGAGAAGCGAGCTTATTTACAATTACGGCTTGGTTAGAGCCAGAACACCTAGAAATAGTAGAGAATTTAATTCTCAGCCATTTGGATGATATCTTCAGCCAAGGTATTAATGAAAATCAATTAGCTCGCACCCGTAGGCTGTTATGTAATGAGTATGCCTTTTCTACCGAAACACCAAATCAGTTGAGTGGGATGTATGGCTACTACAATACCATTGCCCAAGCAGAATTATCTGTCACCTATCCTCAGCAAATTCAATCATTTGCTCCTCAAGAACTGCAAAAATTAGCTAAACAGTATCTTTCACCGCAAAATTATGCAGTAACTATTATTAAACCTTGTTAA
- a CDS encoding M16 family metallopeptidase produces the protein MTQTVNPAVSNNSLIHRTVLNNGIVVLVAENPAANIIAGRIFIRAGSCCEQREKAGLAHLLATVITKGCDGLSSMEIAEEVESVGASLSADTSTDYFLMSLKTVTGDFPQILSLAGRIVRSPTFPTTQVELERRLTINSIRSQKEQPFTLAIEQIRRVIYQNHPYSLSVMGDENTVSNITQEDLVDYHQTYFRPDNIVISIAGRVTLNEAVALVEEVFGDWQNPDQALPEINLPEILVEPQSQLKPIHTQQSIVMLGYLGAAVNSADYAPLKLLSTYLGNGLSSRLFVELREKRGLAYEVSAFYPTKLYPASFLVYMGTAPENTTIALEGLRTEVELLCTTELTQTSLQAAKNKILGQYALGKQTNGQIAQLYGWYEILGLGIDFDRQFQEMTTAVTIQDALIAARRYLQKPYLSLVGQEEAINRAILSNE, from the coding sequence ATGACTCAAACTGTGAATCCTGCTGTATCTAACAACTCCCTTATCCATCGCACTGTATTAAACAATGGTATTGTCGTACTGGTAGCAGAAAATCCAGCTGCGAATATTATTGCGGGGCGAATTTTTATTCGTGCTGGTAGTTGCTGTGAACAACGCGAAAAAGCAGGTTTAGCGCATCTACTAGCAACAGTCATCACTAAAGGATGTGATGGACTTTCTAGTATGGAAATTGCCGAAGAAGTCGAATCTGTGGGAGCTAGTTTGAGTGCAGATACATCGACTGATTATTTTTTAATGTCGTTAAAGACAGTGACGGGGGATTTTCCTCAGATATTATCACTTGCAGGGCGGATTGTGCGATCGCCTACTTTCCCCACCACCCAAGTAGAACTAGAACGGCGTTTAACCATCAATAGCATTCGTTCCCAAAAAGAACAGCCCTTTACCCTAGCAATAGAGCAAATACGGCGGGTAATTTACCAAAATCATCCCTATTCACTATCGGTGATGGGGGATGAAAATACTGTCAGTAACATCACCCAAGAGGACTTGGTAGACTATCACCAAACATATTTTCGTCCAGACAATATAGTAATTAGCATTGCTGGGCGAGTCACTTTAAATGAGGCTGTAGCCTTAGTAGAAGAAGTATTTGGTGATTGGCAAAATCCAGACCAAGCCCTACCAGAAATTAATCTACCAGAAATTTTAGTAGAACCACAATCCCAGCTTAAGCCTATACACACCCAGCAATCTATTGTCATGCTCGGTTATTTGGGTGCAGCAGTAAATTCTGCTGATTATGCCCCTTTAAAATTACTATCTACTTATTTGGGGAATGGTCTATCTAGCCGTTTATTTGTCGAATTACGAGAAAAACGGGGTCTAGCCTACGAAGTTTCGGCATTTTATCCTACTAAGCTATATCCAGCGTCATTTTTAGTTTATATGGGTACAGCCCCAGAAAATACCACCATAGCCCTAGAAGGATTGCGTACAGAAGTAGAGTTACTGTGTACCACAGAATTAACCCAAACCAGTCTGCAAGCGGCGAAGAACAAAATTTTAGGGCAGTATGCCTTGGGTAAACAAACTAACGGACAAATTGCTCAACTATACGGTTGGTATGAAATTTTGGGTTTAGGAATTGACTTTGATAGACAATTCCAAGAAATGACAACTGCTGTCACCATCCAAGATGCTTTAATCGCCGCGCGTCGCTACCTCCAGAAACCTTATTTATCTTTGGTAGGTCAAGAAGAAGCAATTAACCGCGCTATTTTGAGTAATGAGTAA
- a CDS encoding peptidoglycan-binding domain-containing protein, with protein MKGSLTASIVSYLDSLKTFRCFSKSKFYWLLMFSCTSVFLGSSAIVTVTAPQAIAQQVGINRPTLKVGSQGERVSELQAALKLLGFYSGAVDGTYNEPTANAVSRFKQTVGLSPDGIVDTPTWQRLFPNQPFVASIPNSTANTITAFPVPTQAATTTNTRPELRPTPPRPVNNQVVNTKPVPNRTNTKPVNNQVVNTKPVSRPSNTSRQNTTTTRPSSTTRPNPTPPANRISGVQYTSEGWPILRVGMSNPEVTKLQTRLNQLGFLKGGVDSYFGVMTENAVKAAQKRYGIKPDGVVGSATWEALLRQSPQRR; from the coding sequence ATGAAAGGCAGCCTGACAGCAAGTATTGTAAGCTACTTAGACTCACTAAAGACATTTCGCTGCTTCAGCAAAAGTAAGTTTTATTGGCTACTGATGTTTTCCTGTACGTCTGTGTTCCTTGGCTCATCGGCTATAGTAACAGTTACAGCACCCCAAGCAATTGCCCAACAAGTTGGGATAAACCGTCCTACTCTCAAGGTTGGTAGTCAAGGCGAACGCGTCTCGGAACTTCAGGCGGCTCTGAAGCTTTTGGGCTTTTATTCTGGTGCAGTTGATGGAACTTATAATGAACCTACCGCCAATGCTGTTTCTCGGTTTAAACAAACAGTGGGTTTGAGTCCAGATGGTATTGTTGATACGCCTACCTGGCAGAGACTTTTCCCAAATCAACCATTTGTGGCATCAATACCTAACTCAACAGCCAATACCATAACGGCTTTTCCTGTTCCTACTCAAGCTGCTACAACTACTAATACTAGACCTGAACTAAGACCCACTCCTCCCCGGCCTGTTAATAATCAGGTTGTGAATACTAAACCTGTCCCCAACCGGACAAACACCAAACCAGTGAATAATCAGGTTGTCAATACTAAACCTGTTTCTAGACCTAGCAATACTTCCAGGCAAAATACCACAACAACTAGACCATCCTCAACAACTCGTCCTAACCCCACTCCACCAGCTAATCGCATTTCTGGTGTACAGTACACCTCAGAAGGATGGCCGATTTTGCGGGTGGGGATGAGTAATCCAGAAGTTACCAAGTTACAAACAAGGTTGAATCAGCTAGGTTTTCTCAAAGGTGGTGTAGATAGCTATTTTGGTGTAATGACGGAAAATGCTGTGAAAGCAGCACAAAAACGTTATGGAATAAAGCCTGATGGTGTAGTTGGTAGTGCTACTTGGGAGGCTCTATTGCGACAATCGCCTCAACGGCGTTAA
- a CDS encoding phage holin family protein, with protein sequence MKNFLLTWLGTAVALLITANIVPGFVVNSFVAALVAVAVIGLVNAFVRPILSILTFPITLLTFGLFTFVLNGLMLWLASLLTPKSYFEIENPLAAFLGSIVLSVVSSVINYILRTME encoded by the coding sequence ATGAAAAATTTTCTATTGACGTGGTTAGGTACTGCGGTGGCTTTGCTGATTACTGCCAATATTGTACCTGGGTTTGTGGTGAATAGTTTTGTCGCTGCTTTGGTTGCTGTGGCAGTAATTGGGTTAGTCAATGCTTTTGTTAGACCAATTTTAAGTATTTTGACCTTTCCCATTACTCTACTGACCTTTGGGCTATTTACATTTGTGCTGAATGGCTTAATGCTTTGGCTAGCAAGTCTCCTCACCCCTAAGTCTTATTTTGAAATTGAAAACCCTTTAGCCGCTTTTTTGGGGTCAATTGTATTATCTGTGGTTTCTAGCGTCATTAACTATATTCTTAGAACTATGGAATAG
- a CDS encoding cobalamin biosynthesis protein, whose protein sequence is MQIIPEQQPVQQNLWIGFGCQSGISSELLLVAIEQVFQNYNLPQTAIAGLATIDIKASEPGLIEFCRSYDLPLKTFPAESLSSVVVPHPTVAIAKIVGTPSVAEASAILAASQLNFAVKLLVPKQIFRLPAQPGAVTIAVAQPRFK, encoded by the coding sequence GTGCAAATAATTCCTGAGCAACAGCCTGTACAACAAAATTTGTGGATAGGATTTGGCTGTCAATCAGGTATTTCTTCTGAGTTATTATTGGTAGCAATTGAGCAAGTTTTTCAAAATTATAACCTGCCACAAACAGCGATCGCCGGTCTTGCTACTATCGATATAAAAGCATCAGAACCGGGCTTAATCGAGTTTTGTCGCAGCTATGATTTGCCTTTAAAAACCTTTCCTGCCGAGAGTTTGTCTAGTGTTGTTGTTCCTCATCCTACCGTAGCGATCGCTAAAATAGTCGGAACGCCTAGCGTAGCTGAAGCCTCTGCTATTTTGGCGGCTTCCCAGCTTAATTTTGCAGTCAAGCTTTTAGTTCCTAAACAAATTTTCCGTTTACCAGCACAACCAGGCGCAGTAACAATCGCTGTAGCTCAACCCAGATTTAAGTAA
- a CDS encoding ankyrin repeat domain-containing protein, which produces MIENYDALLLKAAKSGDLKQLDGLLAAGTMVNVCDRDGTTALMFAANLGYTEIVRSLLDAGANINLARKRYGLTALMLAASANQLDIVRLLVSRGADINATNEDGSTALMAAALKGHTNVVQALLAGGADVNCQDNDEDTALKLAIKHGHGEVVRLLLESGVDANTQDEDGETLLMIASDLGSVDVVQALLAGGADVNLQNQDGGTALLAAAAAGQVATAVILLDQGTQVNHQDKDGETALHLAVVEGYLDLVQVLLHRGANPQIKNHLGDTPLLIAALQGHSQIVEALLRYGANLHGDKIGETPLTLAVAQGQTDTVKVFLDYGADVNIPAKDSKTALIKAAERNYPGIVQVLLAKGANINYQDSAGATALMWAAAGGYGKVVQVLLASGADMNLKNRGGYTALMLAEFNGYRNIVQIFQQAGAEE; this is translated from the coding sequence ATGATTGAAAACTATGATGCTTTGCTGCTGAAGGCTGCTAAAAGTGGTGATTTGAAGCAGCTGGACGGGCTATTGGCTGCTGGCACAATGGTGAATGTGTGCGATCGCGATGGCACTACAGCGTTAATGTTTGCTGCTAATCTAGGCTATACCGAAATTGTGCGATCGCTCTTGGATGCGGGAGCAAATATCAATTTAGCTAGAAAACGCTACGGCTTGACGGCTTTGATGTTAGCTGCTAGTGCTAATCAGCTAGATATTGTACGGCTTCTAGTTTCTAGGGGGGCTGATATTAATGCCACCAATGAAGATGGTAGTACGGCTTTGATGGCAGCTGCACTCAAGGGTCACACTAATGTAGTCCAAGCATTGCTGGCGGGTGGGGCTGATGTGAATTGCCAAGACAATGACGAAGATACGGCTTTAAAATTGGCAATTAAGCATGGACACGGGGAAGTAGTGCGACTGCTTTTAGAAAGTGGTGTTGATGCTAACACCCAAGATGAGGACGGCGAAACCCTGCTGATGATTGCATCTGACTTGGGAAGTGTGGATGTAGTCCAAGCATTGCTGGCGGGTGGGGCTGATGTGAATTTACAAAACCAAGATGGTGGTACGGCACTATTGGCAGCTGCGGCGGCTGGACAGGTGGCGACCGCAGTTATATTACTAGATCAAGGTACTCAAGTTAATCATCAAGATAAAGACGGCGAAACAGCCTTACATCTCGCTGTTGTGGAAGGCTATCTTGATTTAGTACAAGTTTTACTTCATCGGGGTGCAAATCCTCAAATCAAAAATCATCTCGGTGACACACCCTTGCTAATAGCCGCATTGCAGGGGCATAGTCAGATAGTGGAAGCACTGCTGCGTTACGGTGCAAATTTGCATGGTGATAAAATTGGTGAAACACCTTTAACCTTGGCAGTAGCCCAAGGACAGACAGATACAGTCAAGGTATTTTTAGATTATGGTGCTGATGTCAATATTCCAGCGAAGGACAGCAAAACGGCTTTAATCAAGGCAGCAGAACGTAACTATCCTGGCATAGTTCAGGTATTGTTAGCCAAGGGTGCAAATATTAATTATCAAGATTCCGCAGGGGCTACAGCCTTGATGTGGGCTGCGGCTGGGGGCTATGGTAAAGTTGTGCAAGTATTACTGGCATCTGGGGCAGATATGAATTTAAAAAACCGTGGTGGTTATACGGCTTTGATGCTGGCAGAATTTAATGGTTATAGGAATATCGTGCAAATTTTCCAGCAGGCTGGGGCGGAGGAATAA
- a CDS encoding DUF4079 domain-containing protein: MNLELSDSVKYWLNFFHPLIMWVLLALSLYAAYLGLQVQRTRNAQGEAKKELIKGKYNVKHYQIGSLILAVMVAGAIGGMAVTFINNGKLFVGPHLLAGLGMTGLIAFSAALSPFMQKGANWARVTHILLNFVILGLFTWQAITGVEIVQRILSKA, translated from the coding sequence ATGAATCTGGAACTATCTGACTCAGTTAAATATTGGCTGAATTTCTTTCACCCGTTGATTATGTGGGTGTTACTAGCACTCTCACTGTATGCTGCTTACCTAGGTCTGCAAGTACAGCGTACACGCAACGCACAAGGTGAAGCCAAAAAAGAACTAATTAAAGGTAAATATAACGTCAAACACTACCAAATTGGCTCGTTAATTTTAGCTGTAATGGTAGCTGGTGCAATTGGTGGTATGGCTGTCACCTTTATTAATAACGGTAAATTGTTTGTAGGCCCGCACCTATTAGCAGGATTAGGTATGACAGGTTTAATAGCATTTTCTGCTGCCCTATCTCCCTTTATGCAAAAAGGAGCAAACTGGGCGAGGGTAACTCACATTTTATTAAATTTCGTAATTTTAGGACTGTTTACCTGGCAGGCTATCACAGGTGTAGAAATCGTCCAAAGAATTCTTTCTAAAGCCTAG
- a CDS encoding DUF1997 domain-containing protein, translating to MLSTNGEYQSLEITETVVPVTTNLTDTEETGTEKAIGTLTKFYGRYSDCMEMSAPSQTVTEYLNSHADWFSRCAEPMKVQPLGENGYALIIGRFGSFGYEVEPKIGLELLPQEEGVYRIRTIPVPDYQPPGYDVDYRASLQLKEDLGAITRVEWELDLVVCLHFPRFIQRLPKSLVQSTGDRLLNQIVRQVSRRLTRKVQEDFHQSVGIPFPNNCKKRR from the coding sequence ATGCTTTCGACAAACGGCGAATATCAATCTCTGGAAATCACAGAAACAGTTGTCCCCGTTACTACGAACCTCACAGACACTGAAGAGACGGGTACAGAAAAAGCTATAGGGACTCTAACCAAGTTTTATGGTCGTTATAGCGACTGTATGGAAATGTCCGCCCCATCACAGACAGTTACTGAGTATCTAAATTCTCATGCTGATTGGTTTTCGCGGTGTGCTGAACCAATGAAGGTACAGCCTTTGGGGGAAAACGGCTATGCCTTAATTATTGGTCGTTTTGGCTCTTTTGGTTATGAAGTTGAGCCAAAAATTGGTTTAGAACTTTTACCTCAAGAAGAGGGAGTTTATCGCATTCGCACAATTCCTGTTCCTGATTATCAACCCCCTGGCTATGATGTAGACTACCGAGCATCATTACAGTTAAAAGAAGATTTGGGTGCAATCACGCGAGTGGAATGGGAATTAGATTTAGTGGTTTGTTTGCATTTTCCGCGATTTATCCAGCGTTTGCCCAAGTCTTTAGTTCAGTCTACAGGCGATCGCTTGCTTAACCAAATCGTCCGCCAAGTCTCCCGCCGCCTCACTCGCAAAGTCCAAGAAGATTTTCATCAATCTGTTGGGATTCCTTTCCCAAATAATTGCAAGAAACGGCGATAA